The proteins below are encoded in one region of Effusibacillus dendaii:
- a CDS encoding ATP-binding protein, producing the protein MTKKQIGIILLISLATIFLGELKMNPLAGGSFRFSLGTAAFFFGIIWFTSVSPIIVGLIVGAFVGLFRMVLTGLLAGGTWQELVQMHLPAVVFYIVFACILQLLNVRKRLDAPVLAGLIGIFAELLGNYSELLVRVLFGEPYRFGFHTLLVLTLFAVPRSFFVVGLYNMLMIRQLRAIGEEQQNRMDELLLINTNLYEEGIWLQKSMSHIEDITREGYELYRRLMQREAPSRDDSTLRGDTTSKEDGRLSQMALAVAQKVHEVKKDCQRILAGLSKIIQQETLAPRMPLQTVVNLVVGANQQYAEMLGKKIHFTVYTDLDLATSRIYGLISILNNLVANAVEAIEETGNIWLQTGLRDGSVEFIVEDDGPGIQEADRALIFAPGFTTKYDTQGQSSTGIGLSYVKHMVDSFGGSIDLECQPKTVFRVRIPTSHLLTREKEIVHEAASIHD; encoded by the coding sequence ATGACCAAAAAACAGATCGGGATCATCCTGTTGATTAGTCTGGCCACGATCTTTCTCGGCGAATTAAAAATGAATCCGCTTGCTGGCGGATCGTTCCGTTTTTCACTCGGGACAGCCGCTTTTTTCTTCGGTATCATCTGGTTTACCTCTGTTTCTCCGATCATTGTGGGTCTAATCGTCGGCGCGTTTGTCGGCCTGTTTCGTATGGTTTTGACAGGACTGCTGGCGGGCGGTACTTGGCAGGAACTGGTGCAGATGCATTTGCCGGCAGTCGTTTTCTATATTGTGTTTGCCTGCATCCTGCAGCTGCTGAATGTGCGGAAGCGGTTGGATGCTCCTGTTCTGGCAGGATTAATCGGTATTTTTGCCGAATTACTGGGTAACTACAGTGAACTGCTGGTTCGTGTTTTGTTCGGTGAACCATACCGATTCGGGTTTCATACGTTGCTTGTTTTAACATTGTTTGCTGTGCCTCGTTCGTTTTTTGTCGTGGGTCTTTACAATATGCTGATGATCCGGCAGTTGCGAGCGATTGGGGAGGAGCAGCAGAACCGGATGGACGAGCTGCTTCTAATTAATACCAATCTTTATGAAGAAGGAATTTGGCTGCAGAAATCAATGTCTCATATTGAAGACATTACACGCGAGGGATATGAATTGTACCGTCGTTTGATGCAAAGAGAGGCACCCTCGCGTGACGATTCGACTTTACGCGGTGATACAACTTCAAAAGAAGACGGCCGGTTATCCCAGATGGCGTTGGCGGTCGCCCAGAAAGTGCACGAGGTGAAAAAAGATTGTCAACGGATTCTGGCGGGACTCTCCAAAATTATCCAGCAGGAAACGCTGGCGCCCCGCATGCCGTTGCAAACGGTTGTGAATCTGGTGGTCGGCGCCAATCAGCAATATGCGGAAATGCTGGGAAAAAAGATTCATTTTACGGTATATACAGATTTGGACCTGGCCACCAGCAGGATCTATGGGCTGATATCCATTCTGAACAACCTGGTGGCAAATGCGGTGGAGGCTATCGAAGAAACAGGCAATATTTGGCTGCAGACGGGACTTAGGGACGGCAGCGTGGAATTTATTGTGGAGGATGACGGCCCCGGCATTCAGGAAGCCGACCGGGCGTTGATTTTCGCGCCCGGTTTCACTACCAAATACGATACTCAGGGACAATCTTCGACCGGAATCGGGCTTAGTTACGTCAAGCATATGGTCGATTCGTTCGGCGGGTCCATCGATTTGGAGTGCCAGCCAAAAACCGTTTTTCGCGTTCGGATTCCGACATCCCATTTATTGACAAGAGAGAAGGAGATCGTTCATGAAGCTGCGAGTATACATGATTGA
- a CDS encoding amino acid ABC transporter permease, producing MDFAGAYQFDNLRFLFSGFLVTLEVAFLSIVFSFLIGTLIGVLRYMRIPVVSKLMMIVVETIRNLPLLLIIFFVYFALPEVKIKLAVTPAAILALTIFESALIAEIVRSGLNSIERGQIEAARSSGLTALQTLWHIILPQALKRMIPPLVSQFISLIKDTSLAVIIALPELMHNGQIIYNSNITYVIPILLLVALTYFVLNYLLSLLALRLEKRLAT from the coding sequence GTGGATTTCGCAGGAGCTTACCAGTTTGACAATCTGCGCTTCCTGTTCAGCGGTTTTTTGGTGACGCTGGAAGTAGCCTTCCTTTCCATTGTTTTCTCGTTTTTGATTGGTACGCTGATCGGTGTTCTGCGGTATATGCGAATTCCAGTCGTATCCAAACTGATGATGATCGTTGTCGAAACGATTCGCAATCTTCCTTTGCTGCTGATTATTTTCTTTGTGTATTTTGCCCTGCCGGAAGTCAAGATTAAATTGGCGGTGACACCAGCGGCCATTCTGGCTTTGACTATTTTTGAATCGGCGTTGATTGCGGAGATTGTCCGCAGCGGGCTAAACTCGATTGAACGGGGACAGATTGAGGCGGCCAGATCGTCTGGTTTGACTGCTTTGCAAACGCTTTGGCACATTATCCTGCCGCAAGCGTTGAAACGGATGATTCCGCCCTTAGTGAGCCAGTTTATCTCACTCATTAAAGACACATCTCTGGCCGTCATTATCGCTTTGCCGGAACTGATGCACAACGGACAAATTATTTACAACAGCAATATCACGTATGTAATTCCAATTTTGCTCCTGGTGGCGCTCACCTACTTTGTGCTGAATTATCTGCTGTCGCTGCTTGCGTTGCGTTTGGAAAAGCGGTTGGCAACCTGA
- a CDS encoding amino acid ABC transporter permease has translation MPDFSILVNHIGEFLSGFFTTLEVSLLALAGSFLVGVVLAVMRIAPFKPLNGISYVIVEFVRNIPFLLQVFFFYFGLSAIGIQLSAFVSGTLGLTVYTGAFIAEAIRAGIQSVSRGQMEAGRASGLSYSQTMRHIILPQAIKLVIPPIGNQFLNLVKNSSVLAVISGMDLMYQGDLISAKTYVVFDVYIFVALFYLVITIPVSLFVNSLEKRLAKSY, from the coding sequence TTGCCTGATTTCTCCATTCTTGTCAATCACATAGGAGAGTTTCTGAGCGGATTTTTCACGACGCTGGAAGTCAGTCTGTTGGCGCTGGCAGGCAGTTTCCTGGTTGGAGTGGTGCTTGCCGTCATGCGCATCGCCCCGTTCAAGCCGTTGAATGGGATATCTTATGTGATTGTAGAGTTTGTTCGTAACATTCCCTTTTTGCTTCAAGTGTTTTTCTTTTATTTCGGTCTTTCCGCCATTGGAATTCAACTCAGTGCGTTCGTAAGTGGAACATTAGGATTGACCGTGTATACGGGGGCCTTCATTGCGGAAGCGATCCGGGCCGGCATTCAGTCGGTGTCGCGCGGCCAGATGGAAGCCGGCAGAGCATCGGGCTTGAGTTACTCACAGACCATGCGCCATATCATTTTGCCGCAAGCGATCAAATTGGTGATTCCGCCGATTGGCAACCAATTTCTCAACCTTGTCAAAAACTCGTCCGTTCTCGCCGTGATTTCCGGAATGGATCTGATGTATCAAGGTGACCTGATTTCTGCAAAAACTTACGTAGTGTTTGACGTGTATATTTTTGTAGCATTATTTTACCTGGTGATTACGATACCTGTCAGCTTGTTCGTCAATTCGCTTGAGAAGCGATTGGCGAAAAGTTACTAG
- a CDS encoding glutamate ABC transporter substrate-binding protein, giving the protein MKKWQKVLSIGVATAFLGAVTVGCGGGQNQSNQSAPSGSGQNAAKGTLQAIKDRGKLVAGVKYDTNLFGLKDPQDNQVKGFDIDIAREVAKDILGDPNKIELKEVTSKTRIPMLKNGDIDMIVATMTITEDRKKEVDFSDVYFKAGQSLLVKKDSPIKGIQDLDGKTVIAVKGSTSTNNIRAKAPKANVTEYENYAEAFTALKSGKGDALTTDNAILLGMQQQDPNFKLVGGLFTDEPYGIAVRKGDKEMVDEVNKVLKKLHDSGDYDKIYEKWFKEKPQQ; this is encoded by the coding sequence ATGAAAAAATGGCAAAAAGTACTCAGCATCGGTGTCGCAACCGCGTTCCTGGGTGCTGTCACGGTTGGCTGCGGCGGCGGCCAAAACCAGTCGAACCAGTCGGCGCCTTCCGGCAGCGGTCAAAACGCGGCAAAAGGCACCCTGCAAGCGATTAAGGATCGCGGCAAATTGGTCGCAGGGGTGAAATACGACACCAACCTGTTCGGACTGAAAGATCCGCAGGATAACCAGGTGAAAGGGTTTGACATTGATATTGCGCGGGAAGTTGCGAAAGACATTCTGGGTGACCCGAACAAAATCGAACTGAAAGAGGTTACCTCCAAAACGCGCATTCCGATGTTGAAAAACGGCGATATCGATATGATTGTGGCTACCATGACGATCACCGAAGACCGTAAAAAAGAAGTCGATTTCTCCGATGTGTACTTCAAAGCGGGACAATCTTTGCTGGTCAAAAAAGACTCTCCGATCAAAGGCATTCAGGATCTTGACGGCAAAACGGTGATCGCTGTAAAAGGTTCCACATCAACCAACAACATTCGGGCAAAAGCGCCGAAAGCCAATGTAACCGAATATGAAAACTATGCGGAAGCATTCACCGCGCTGAAATCCGGAAAAGGCGATGCGCTGACCACTGACAACGCGATCCTGCTCGGCATGCAGCAGCAAGACCCGAACTTCAAACTGGTGGGCGGCCTGTTTACCGATGAACCGTACGGAATTGCGGTGCGCAAGGGCGATAAGGAAATGGTCGATGAAGTCAACAAAGTGTTGAAGAAGCTGCATGACAGTGGCGACTATGACAAAATTTACGAAAAATGGTTCAAAGAAAAGCCGCAGCAATAA
- a CDS encoding amino acid ABC transporter ATP-binding protein translates to MLDINQPNFWHLQAIGGILLIEFHQVNKYYGSFHVLKDVNLFIKEGEVVVIIGPSGSGKSTLLRCINRLETISSGELVVAGTKVNDPKTDINKLRQEIGMVFQHFNLYPHKTVLQNITLAPIKVRGVSAEEARQTAMSYLEKVGIPEKADVYPSSLSGGQQQRVAIARGLAMKPKIMLFDEPTSALDPEMIGEVLDVMKTLAKEGMTMVVVTHEMGFAREVADRIVFVDQGQIKEDTTPEQFFTNPSDDRARLFLSRILNH, encoded by the coding sequence ATATTAGACATAAATCAGCCAAACTTTTGGCACTTGCAGGCAATAGGGGGTATCCTCTTGATTGAATTCCATCAGGTTAACAAATATTATGGTTCATTTCATGTGTTGAAAGATGTCAATCTGTTTATCAAGGAAGGCGAAGTAGTGGTCATTATCGGTCCTTCCGGTTCCGGAAAAAGCACGCTGTTGCGCTGCATCAACCGTTTGGAAACCATTTCATCCGGTGAACTGGTTGTGGCCGGAACGAAAGTCAATGACCCAAAAACCGATATTAACAAACTGAGGCAGGAAATTGGCATGGTCTTCCAGCATTTTAATCTGTACCCGCACAAAACGGTGCTGCAAAACATTACCTTGGCGCCGATCAAGGTACGGGGCGTATCCGCTGAAGAAGCTCGTCAAACGGCCATGTCATACTTGGAAAAAGTGGGAATCCCGGAAAAAGCGGACGTGTATCCGTCCAGTCTGTCAGGCGGTCAGCAGCAACGGGTGGCAATTGCCCGGGGGCTTGCCATGAAACCGAAGATTATGCTGTTTGATGAACCTACATCTGCCCTCGACCCGGAAATGATCGGGGAAGTGCTGGATGTTATGAAAACGCTTGCCAAAGAAGGCATGACGATGGTGGTTGTCACACACGAAATGGGATTTGCGCGGGAAGTGGCGGACCGCATCGTGTTTGTCGATCAGGGGCAAATCAAGGAAGATACCACGCCCGAACAGTTTTTCACCAACCCGTCTGATGACAGGGCCCGGCTATTCCTCAGCCGAATCCTGAATCACTAA
- the ymfI gene encoding elongation factor P 5-aminopentanone reductase produces MNNHAHPLREQVAIVTGASRGIGRAIAETLARLGASVAINYQHSKEQAEAVAHACQLYGVEAIPVQANVTDGADVARLLETTSLYLGKPDILINNAGIASHSLLIDTSEAEWDQVMEVNLKAAFLCTKAVMPEMIRKRYGRIVNISSIWGMTGGSGETAYSAAKGGLIAFTKALAKEMGPSGITVNAVAPGVIETDMLAGLPQSDKQTLVEETPAGRLGTPQDIASVVAFLTLPSSGFITGQVISPNGGFLT; encoded by the coding sequence TTGAATAACCATGCTCATCCACTCAGGGAACAAGTCGCCATCGTTACCGGTGCTTCACGCGGCATTGGACGGGCTATTGCGGAAACGTTGGCCCGGCTGGGAGCTTCTGTAGCTATTAACTATCAGCATTCAAAGGAACAGGCGGAAGCCGTCGCGCATGCTTGCCAATTGTATGGAGTGGAAGCCATTCCTGTACAAGCCAATGTGACCGACGGGGCTGATGTAGCGCGTCTTTTGGAAACTACATCTTTATATCTCGGCAAACCGGATATTTTAATCAACAATGCGGGAATCGCCAGTCACAGTCTGCTGATCGATACGAGCGAAGCGGAATGGGATCAGGTTATGGAGGTCAATCTGAAAGCCGCTTTTCTCTGTACGAAAGCGGTGATGCCCGAGATGATCCGCAAACGGTACGGACGGATTGTCAACATTTCTTCGATCTGGGGAATGACAGGCGGTTCCGGCGAGACCGCCTACTCCGCCGCGAAAGGCGGACTGATTGCCTTTACAAAAGCATTGGCAAAGGAAATGGGACCGTCCGGTATCACCGTCAACGCCGTCGCGCCAGGCGTGATTGAAACGGACATGCTGGCAGGTCTGCCGCAAAGCGACAAACAAACGCTGGTAGAGGAAACTCCTGCCGGGCGGCTTGGTACACCGCAAGACATCGCATCGGTTGTCGCTTTTTTGACGCTGCCGTCTTCCGGTTTCATCACCGGGCAGGTCATTTCGCCAAACGGCGGATTTTTGACATAG